In Ctenopharyngodon idella isolate HZGC_01 chromosome 2, HZGC01, whole genome shotgun sequence, the following are encoded in one genomic region:
- the LOC127522828 gene encoding C2 calcium-dependent domain-containing protein 4C — protein MWLLEKIRGSVEGNVLRQGDSADKQSKAPTYCNVLTPDKIPDFFIPPKLVCCPPEEDTPEMKPKNGLHSSTSEQTICCKTPQGSPRSPRLINKLAGDTKNLLKAANRHIIQIESADDLVVGEVGDLNTNADPQSQTAMSLPYVPKAQTSYGFATLMESPHTRRKESLFHSDPTSPLTSPNTQRKSQGNHLNPSDCNTSHSNPYRYFSGGESDTCSSAESSPFNSPLLSRSASLLKMFTHETQAKVSRAKRSFARHSSLSTDECSSVETSPNIQRRFRCPPSPAFRGRKYGGNMDRFTQHTVNLHKGGTLRLCTDYDIDAARLHVRVLAAEDLYDKQFDVKSINCCVALYLNPGKLQKQRSTIIKNSRNPVFNEDFYFDSLPVAQVKNLAIKMKVVNKGTSLKRDNLLGEREVPLKDLLSGI, from the coding sequence ATGTGGCTGCTGGAAAAGATCCGCGGTTCAGTGGAGGGAAACGTTCTCCGGCAGGGAGACTCGGCGGACAAACAGAGTAAAGCCCCCACCTACTGCAACGTCCTCACCCCTGACAAGATTCCTGACTTCTTTATTCCACCCAAATTGGTGTGCTGCCCACCAGAGGAGGATACGCCAGAGATGAAGCCAAAAAACGGGCTCCACTCTTCAACATCAGAGCAGACCATATGCTGCAAGACCCCGCAGGGCAGTCCGCGCAGCCCACGCCTCATTAACAAGTTGGCTGGAGACACCAAGAACTTGCTCAAAGCTGCAAACCGCCACATCATCCAGATTGAGAGCGCAGATGACTTAGTGGTTGGGGAAGTGGGTGACCTCAACACGAACGCCGACCCACAGTCCCAAACGGCCATGTCCCTGCCTTACGTACCCAAAGCACAAACCTCCTACGGTTTTGCCACGCTCATGGAAAGCCCTCACACGAGACGTAAAGAGTCCCTCTTCCACAGCGACCCCACAAGTCCACTCACCTCACCCAACACCCAACGCAAGTCGCAGGGTAACCACTTAAACCCCAGCGACTGTAACACCTCCCACTCCAACCCCTACCGGTACTTCAGCGGAGGGGAAAGCGACACTTGCTCTTCGGCCGAGTCCTCCCCATTCAACTCCCCTCTACTATCCCGTTCCGCATCTCTCCTCAAGATGTTCACCCACGAAACCCAAGCCAAAGTATCCCGGGCCAAGCGCTCCTTCGCCCGGCACAGTTCTCTCTCCACGGATGAGTGCAGCTCCGTGGAGACCAGCCCGAATATTCAGAGGCGCTTCCGTTGCCCTCCTTCCCCTGCTTTCCGAGGACGGAAATACGGAGGTAACATGGACCGCTTCACGCAGCACACCGTCAACCTCCACAAGGGAGGAACTCTACGCCTCTGCACAGACTACGACATTGACGCCGCCAGGCTTCACGTCCGCGTGCTGGCAGCCGAGGACCTCTACGATAAGCAGTTTGACGTGAAGAGCATCAATTGTTGCGTGGCTCTGTACCTGAACCCGGGAAAGCTCCAGAAACAGCGGAGCACCATTATCAAGAACAGCCGCAACCCTGTCTTCAACGAGGACTTCTACTTTGACTCCCTTCCTGTTGCGCAGGTGAAAAACCTTGCCATCAAGATGAAGGTTGTCAACAAGGGCACCAGTCTGAAGAGAGACAACCTTCTGGGAGAGAGGGAGGTACCCTTGAAGGATCTGCTTTCTGGGATATAG